A genomic segment from Schistocerca piceifrons isolate TAMUIC-IGC-003096 chromosome 4, iqSchPice1.1, whole genome shotgun sequence encodes:
- the LOC124795803 gene encoding piggyBac transposable element-derived protein 4-like encodes MPKRGQANFDKLFKIRPLVEMLNKRFAQCYQPHQKEAIDESMVKFKGRSSMKQYMRDEPVKRGCKMWMLCDESAYNLKFQIYTGRLATEMSELGLGARVKTFAVGTVNPTRKFLPKLKEDKKMKREDFDSKVSNHDVAFYKWMEKRAVNLISTMHDPSDTTSVNRKEKDGSTTVVACPRELSDYNMSMNFVDNFDCLKGDYGCDRKKTEMEQFTNKDFRRKVYEGLLAKAIVHCSGLSQKGKSVTLSKHKPHVDKQIRLEGRAHQPKQATSRRCAVCSTRAVPVRTVWMCSSCNVPLCLRKGETCFQTFHSQ; translated from the exons ATgcctaaaaggggacaggccaatttTGACAAGCTTTTTAAAATAAGGCCTCTTGTTGAAATGTTGAATAAAAGGTTTGCACAATGCTATCAGCCTCATCAAAAAGAAGCAATTGATGAGTCAATGGTGAAATTTAAAGGCAGAAGCTCAATGAAGCAATACATGAGGGATGAGCCTGTGAAAAGAGGCTGTAAAATGTGGATGCTGTGTGATGAATCTGCATATAATTTGAAGTTCCAAATTTATACTGGAAGATTAGCTACAGAGATGTCTGAACTGGGACTGGGTGCACGAGTA AAAACATTTGCGGTTGGAACTGTGAACCCTACACGTAAATTCCTCCCAAAACTGAAGGAAGATAAAAAGATGAAACGAGAGGACTTTGACAGCAAAGTCAGCAATCATGATGTAGCATTTTACAAGTGGATGGAAAAACGAGCTGTGAATTTGATCTCTACTATGCATGATCCTAGTGACACCACAAGTGTAAATAGGAAGGAAAAAGATGGATCAACTACTGTAGTGGCATGTCCCCGTGAATTGAGTGACTATAACATGAGCATgaattttgttgacaattttgattgtctaaaaggagactatggttGTGATCGCAAAA aAACTGAAATGGAACAGTTCACGAATAAAGATTTCCGAAGGAAAGTGTACGAAGGACTGCTTGCCAAGGCAATTGTCCATTGCAGTGGCCTAAGTCAAAAAGGGAAGAGCGTAACTCTCAGTAAACATAAACCACACGTGGACAAACAAATCAGATTGGAAGGTAGAGCACATCAGCCAAAACAGGCCACCTCAAGAAGATGTGCAGTATGCAGCACACGTGCTGTTCCTGTTAGAACAGTGTGGATGTGTTCTTCATGTAATGTACCTCTTTGTCTACGAAAAGGGGAAACTTGCTTTCAAACATTTCATTCTCAATAA